From Apium graveolens cultivar Ventura unplaced genomic scaffold, ASM990537v1 ctg7806, whole genome shotgun sequence:
TAATGTCAAAGCAAGTAAGGTCATCATTTCCTCAATGAACTTCTTTTAATGCCTCGAAAATTCTGGACCTTGTGAACGGAGACATCTGTGGTCCTATATCTCCTTCAACACCTGGTGGAAAGAGGTACTTTCTTTTGTTGGTAGACGATTATAGTAGACTAATGTGGGTGTATTTTTAAGTAAAAAAGATGAGGCATTCGAGTACTTTAAGAAATTCAGAGCGTTGGTGGAAGATCGACCTGAACGAAGGATCAATGTGTTCAGAACAGACCGAGGGGGGAGTTCTGTTCGAGTAAATTTACTGAATATTGTGAGAATGCTGTAATTCAACAACATTATACAGCGCCGTacactccacaacagaatggcgTGGTTGAGAGGAGAAATAGGACGGTTGTAGCAATGGCAAAAAGCTTCCTAAATGAGAAAAACATGCCACAAAAGTTCTGGGCAGAAACAGTAAGACACTTAATTTATGTGCTGAATCGGTTACCAACTAAGGTTGTTATTGGGAAGACGCCATACGAATCATGGTCAGGTAAGATTCCCAATCTCGAATATTTAAAGATTTTTGGTTGCATTGCGCATGTGAAAATTCCTAGTGTCAAATAACTAAATTGGATGACAAAAGTAAAGTTTTGGTATATTTGGGAAAGAAGTCCGGTACAAAGGGCTGCAGGCTGTATGATCCTAAAACTAATTCTCTCCAATTTAGTCGATATATTGTCATTGAAGAAAACAAAAGCTGGTCATGGGAACAGGGCTTCGAGGATAACAATTCTCAAAGTTCATTTATCATAGTAAACAAAAAAAATGGCTGAAGAAGCAGATGGTGAAATAATAGATTCTGCATGTGACTTTTTTGATATTGCTACACTAATACAAAGTCGTGTGCGTGACACCAGTCAAACATCTGATGAAGAAAGTGACCCCAGGCGTTATAAATAACTTTCTGATGTTTACAATAATACTGAAGATGTGGAATTACATGATGAGTTAATGCTGATGGGGATAGAGGAACCTGTATGCTACAGTCAAGCAATAAAAGAAAAATCGTGGGAAAAGGGAATGACAGTCGAAATCGAAGCCATAAAGAAGAACGAGACTTAGAACTTGGTCGAGTTACCAGCTGGGCACAAACCCACTAGATTGAAATGGGTGTATAAAATAAAAAGGGATACAGAAGGGAGGATATTAAAGTACAAAGCGCGGCTTATAGCAAAAGGGTATGTTCAAAAACACGGTGTGGATTATGAGGAGGTCTTTGCTCCAACTAGGTTGGAAATAGTCTGATTACTCCTTGCAGTTGTTGCTAAAAATAGCTGGGAAGTGCATCACCTTGATGTAAAGTCGGTATTTTTAAATGGTGAGTTAAGTGAGGATGTTTATGTGTGTCAGCCAGAAGGGTTTGTGGTGAAGGGAAAGGATAATCTTGTATATAAACTAGCAAAGGCCTTGTACGAATTAAAAGAGGACCCACGGGCCTGGTATGCAAAACTTAACTGGTGCTTGAAGAATTTGGGTTTTATCAAATATCCTTACGAACCAGCTGTGTACACTAAACGAGTAGGGAATGAAGTCTTGCTGGTGGGAGTTTACGTTGATGATTTACTAGTCACAGGGACTAGTGTTGAAAACATTGATTTTTTTAAGAAGCAGATGATAGAAAATTTTGAAATGAGTGATCTCGGAAAGCTCCCTCACTATCTGGGAATAGAAGTGAAGCAAAGTGTTGATGGCATCAAGTTGAAGCAGAGCGCATATGCAAAGAAAGTACTACTGAAGGTTGGTTTGCTTGAATGCAATCCAGTGAAGTATCCAATCGAAGAAAAATAGAAGATGCATAAAGATGAAATCGGGAATCCTGTAGATCCAACTCAGTTTAAAAGCATTATGGGGATCTTCGATATTTAGTTCATACTCGTCCTGACATAGCATTTGCTGTAGGGATTGTAAGTCGCTATATGGAGAGGCCCACGGAACTTCACTACAGTGCGGTGAAACGTATTTTACGCTATGTAAAAGACACTTTGGATTATGGTCTGCCCTATGCAAGAGGAACAGGTAATTACATATTATCGGGGTTTTCTGACAGTGATTTGGTAGGAAATAATAAAGATAGGAAGAGCACAGGAGGTATGGTGTTCCATCTAAATGACAACTTAATAACTTGGGTCTCTCATAAGCAGAGGTGTGTTGCTCTTTCTTCTTGCGAAGATGAATTCATGGCTGCTACTGCAGCAGCATGTCAGGGTGTATGGTTGCAGAAAATGCCGAGTCAAATCGTCAATATCAAGCAAGGTCCTGTGATAATGTATGTGGATAATAAGTCAGCCATAGACTTGGCAAAGAATCCAACTTTCATGGTCGAAGCAAGCATATAGACATTCGCTATAACTTTATTAGAGAATTTGTTGAGAGAGGAGAAATCGAACTCAAATATGTTAGCACTAATGAACAAAAGGCAGATGTTTTGACAAAGGCCCTGGGAGCAGTCAAGTTCGAGCGTATGCGTGATTTACTTGGGATGAAGAAGTTGTTTGCATAAGTTTAGATTAAGGGAGTGTTTTGTCGGGTTTAATCTAAACTTAACTAGTTTATTTAGCTGTTTTAGTATTTTGTTAATAATGGCATTTGTTAGCCATGTTTTAGTAAGAGACTGAGTCTTACGTGGGTTCATTTTCTTTTGGAGAGTCATGGGGAGTTTATAAGTGTTCAAGGGTGAACGTTGCTGATTTGTAGGAATCAGTTTTTAGCTAGttcatttttatatatttccATTTCCTGtaatcagtttttagagatgtGATAATAACATATTAGAGTTTGCTTTTCTCCAATTTCAAAGTGTGAACAGGTGTGTGTGTATTGCTTGTATCAGGTCTGAAACTTTACATCTACAAACAAATTATCAACCATTGCATGCTGACTAACTGCCTTTACTAATTCCTTGCTATCTGTCAATACTTGAATACCATCATTTTTCCATTTACTGTTTGATAACAATTTCACCACATTTTAAGAGATTGTAACTCTTCCTCAAAGGCAATTGTTACTTTTGTTTGACCTGCAAATTAAAGTAATATTTCCCCATTCTTCCTGATATCCTACAACCACCTTACCTAACTTCATTTTCCAGATCCCATCAATAAAGCTACTAAAGAACTGTTAACGGATTCTAATAGCTGCCTCCATTTCATATGTTGACTTGCAGTTACAACTCCTGTAGGGTTACACTACGCCATAAACAGCCTACGGTAACAAAAAAATGTTATAATAGGATGGCCTAAATGTTACCCCAGACCATTTTTTGGCTAAGATAACATAAGCTGAAGGTTAGCTAAGTGGGGGTACCTAAGGTAACTTATTTTTTTCTAGTGTAATATGACATTTTATGTTATCTTAGAGTCCTATTGTAACATAATACAGGACTACTGCAATATTAACATATGTTACCTTAGGTGTTCTAATTTTTTAAAAGAGTGAGACCAGTGGGGCCGCACATCTAACACGTCAGCATGTTGATGTGGCAAGTGTGGCCCCCACAGAAAGCCCCACAGTGCTGAGTTATCTTGATGACGTGGAATGTGGGTCCCCCTGGTTGCATGAAAGTTGACCTTTTAGGTGACGGGGCATGCTGACATGGTAAGTGGGCCCATAGGacctaatgtaacactttgaaAAACTGTTGTAACATTTTAACTTGCCTACAGAAACTTTTTAACATACTATAGTAACAGTTTAGGAGGCTATTGGCATGACAAAACAAACCAAACTTTAGACATATCCATTGAACAAGTGAAATCAAACCATCTTATTCCATCTATCCGAAGCAAGCTATATTCCATATTGATCTTACAACTGCCTACCAGTACATAACAAATTAAAAAGTACCTATTCAATCGCTTTTAAACTTGGAGCAAGCTAACCAAATTAAATACATCttgatttaaattttattatcagGTGAAAGAGATTTACTCTAAAGACATGATATTCAGAAAATCACCATATTATCAAACCGGGGAGAAGCTTGATATGTGGTTTTTTCTGATTATATATATCGGGTTCAATATTTTGAACTACATAATAAAATAGACTTTTTAACTTAGATTTTTATTTGTAATTTCACATAATTTCGATAATTTTCCCTATAATAATTAGGAGTTAGGAAAAAATAATGCTACTAAATAAGTTAATAGAATTCAGGCTTCAATCTTGGTATATAATGCGCAAAAGAGTTACCCCATGTGAACTAACCAGATGAGTATAAAAGTAAAATAGAATGACAACGATTTAAATTAAAATACGTATCTAGAAACAGACCTAATACATCACGTTGATCGGTTAATATGAGCTACAAGTGATCCATTTAAGTTTTGTGTTGTAACTAATACTTACaaatttgattttgaaaattGATAATCAAGTAAAATTTTTTTACATAAAATAATATCATACCATCTTATTCCGATGATGTGCAAAACCTTTTGGACCAAGAGTGTGAGTGTCAATATATGATTTACGGCTTTCTGTATTTTTCTTTGCTCTCTCCTAGAAAAATTTGAAAAGTTAAATTTTGTTTTGATTCTGAATAGCCTAAATGTGTAAAATCACAATTATACTTGAACACTCTCATTATTCCAATATTCCAAGAGAATTTTGAATGTCTGGAGAGGAATGTCATATGTTCTATTTGCCAAATTTCATTTCATCATTTTCGTATGCTGTATAATGACCCGCCTTTGTTCGACTCTTGTACGTCTTCGAGGATCAATAAATTGTCTCGATCGTCCAATTTTCCAACTCATCGGGAATTATATATCGGGCCTTgcaaaaattaagaaaaaatgatAAATAAAACACAAATACTTAATCAGTTTTATTATCCACACCTCtctttctgaaaataattataattagaATGAGGAGAATTCAAAACATAGTACATAAATTTATGTACAGtatgaaatttttttaaaatttgaatttgttATTTGATAAAGGTTTGGCGCTTTGATTTTATCAAGAAGAGTTTACCCACAACCCTATCTgattcaattttcaataaattactAAATTTTAATGAATGTCCCTAACTAAAAGTGCTCTAAATTATGAAATATAAAATCCACAAAAAATACCTTAACATAGTTTCACATAGTCATCCTCAAGTTCTTTGGAACATGGCGCCAAGTAACATAAGTCAGCAGCACACATCATTTAGCAATTTTTCCAAGGAAGCAGCCTAATTCTGACAATACTTTGTCATTTTCTGCAATGGGCTAGAAAGCGTCATTCATCCCGATGACTACTCTCTTGTCAAAATTTCTCGTATGAACTTTGTCCATCCTAGTTTTTCCTCTCATCCTATGAGGATCCGGAACTGCAAGTTTTTGGGAATGTTAAAGTTTTCTACTTGGAAACAATAAAAATTGGCAAATAAAACAATCAGAAAGTATAAGGAAATATCATGCAGACATGGCAACAAATTAAAacttaaaaacaaaaaaaataaaagaaaatatcaGGTAGGCATggcaaaaaattaaaatttaaaatcaagaaactaTAAGGAAAATGTAAACCTAACCTTCGATATCGCCTTCCACATTGTCTTCTTCAATATCAGGCAAGATATTTTCCTCGACAACTATCTTACTTGTACTTGCTGCTTTTTCTTGTTCAACCTTTTCCTTTTCTAATTTTTCTTTTTGGCGTTTCCTCGTTGGCCTCCAAGCATCCATTGAACCGTGTCCATCATCTGTTTGTGGTAACACAACTAACAGAGGTGGAGATATTACAGGTTCTACCAGCATCCTGTCCCGGATTATAATTCTCACTTCCATTTTGATCCTTCTCATTTCCGTTACTTTTCGGTAAATTCTTTTGTGTCAATCCAGCTAACAACGACGACAACCTTAGAGCGTAAAGAACTTCATTTTTAAGCTTGAATCTGATTGCCCTTTATCTTTCAGACTCTGTTAACGGTGGTGGAGGCGGTAGGATATTCGTCCCGCTGTGTAGATAAATATTATGTCCAATTATAGTACGAATGTAATATTGAACatgaatattaaaaaatttaCAAGTTTGTCATATTTTAAATATTGGACTGGAAATTACATATCTAACCTGAACCTCATTTTCTCCCATTATTTCAGCATTATGTGGTCTACTCTGCAATTCCAATTCCTCTTGGCAGGCGTAAGTTTATAAGTCAGAGGTTTATCACTGCATTTTTCCAATTTATTCAATCGTGGCGACTTTCGAGTACCTTCATGGGGAAAGGTCTCTGAAACCAAATTCCCCACTCTTTTATTTTTCTGTTGTTGCAGCTGATGAGCCATTGTGAATTGGTGGTTAGTGGGTTTTTTAGCTACAAAAATACAAGGGTAGTTACATAACAGTTTAAAGTAAAATAGTGTAGGCAAGGCAAAAGTTAATGTTGTATGATTTTTATGCAAGAAGTTAAATTTATGATCAATGTACCTACAACAAAATTTGGTATGGGCCTCATGACCACATGCGGCTATATTTTTTTGATTGAGTGTACACCCATTTCAATGACATTATCGATGTAAAAATCAATAAACTTCTCGTTGTTAGTTTGTTTAACTAGTCGAGTGAACTCCAAATCACTCATCAGCAACTTCCAATCACCCAAATTCTTTGCGCTTACATAAATTCCTCCAATTTTCGTATATTCAAGGTCAACTTTCACATGCTCCATGAGTATTGTATGCGAAAAATTTTCAGTGTCGACTGCATATACAGTCGTCTCTGTCCCGCCAGCATAGCCTGTACTCTGGAATTCACCTTGATGGTGGAATCTGAGATGAATGACATTTTGCATTCTATAAAATCATTAGAAAATGTAAATTACATTAGTTTAAAAACACTTTGTGCCTACAGATAATATGAAAAGTAGTACGTACATGTCAATAATAAAATTAACGAAAAAAATAGTTCAATTAATATAATTGAAATTGAAATTAACATAGTGCAAAAGTTAAACGGTTCATGCAAATATAAATGCAATGGAAAgtaatataaattatataaagaaCAGATTATACTAACATTGACAATTTTTTAAAGGTTCAATGATTACAGTCAATAAATGAACTATTACCATAAATATATTGATTTAGAAAATCATGCATGTTCTTCGACTAAGTTAGTCTCAATTAGGACTTGTCGCATCGGAACATCATCCCTAGCCCAACTACCCTCGTTGTACTGATCTTCAATTTCTGTATACAGGGGTGCATCATTTAAAAGTGCTTCATGTTGACCTTTCTTTTCATTTTTATCTTCAACATCACACCAGTCCCTAGGCAGCTTATTGACGACATTATACATCATCTTTTCAACTGGATCTTCTACATAGAATACTTGCTGTAGTTGTGAAGCTAATACGTATGGGTCAGATTTCTGGCATAATCGATTAAAATTCACCCGAGTCAGTCCATAAAGATCCTTTTCTTCTTGGTACCAACAACACTTAAATAACACTACAACTAATTCACCCCAATAATCAAGTTCTACTATCTCTTCAATTGATCCATAGTAACTGACTTCGCTGACTTTTGGGTTATCATCCTTCGATCTTGCAAAATTAGTTGTTAGAGCC
This genomic window contains:
- the LOC141704409 gene encoding secreted RxLR effector protein 161-like, with translation MERPTELHYSAVKRILRYVKDTLDYGLPYARGTGNYILSGFSDSDLVGNNKDRKSTGGMVFHLNDNLITWVSHKQRCVALSSCEDEFMAATAAACQGVWLQKMPSQIVNIKQGPVIMYVDNKSAIDLAKNPTFMVEASI